In the Leifsonia sp. 466MF genome, one interval contains:
- a CDS encoding 5-(carboxyamino)imidazole ribonucleotide synthase gives MASHIVGVIGGGQLARMMIPPAIELGVDIRVLEEAEGMSADIAASGVGDYRDLDTVLAFAETVDVITFDHEHVPQAILRELVSRGIPVHPGPDALLYAQDKLQMRAKLSELGLPVPDWAAVESADELGAFLADHGGRAVVKTARGGYDGKGVRVVSDASGADDWFLALAEDGRGGALLVEELVPFRRELAQLVARRPSGEIAAWPVVETVQRDGVCAEVLAPAPGAAGRVAEAAADIARRVADGLGVTGVLAVELFETTDGRVLINELAMRPHNSGHWSIEGAVTSQFEQHLRAVLDLPLGSTEPRADWSVMVNILGGPSEGSLQDRYPAALAAHPEAKFHGYGKEPRPGRKVGHVTVVGGEDIEDVVYRARAAAAFFEG, from the coding sequence ATGGCTAGTCACATCGTCGGAGTGATCGGCGGAGGTCAGCTGGCACGGATGATGATCCCCCCGGCCATCGAGCTCGGGGTCGACATCCGCGTGCTCGAGGAGGCGGAGGGCATGAGCGCCGACATCGCCGCGTCGGGCGTCGGCGACTACCGCGACCTCGACACCGTGCTCGCGTTCGCCGAGACGGTGGATGTGATCACCTTCGACCACGAGCACGTGCCGCAGGCGATCCTCCGCGAGCTGGTGTCCCGCGGCATCCCCGTGCACCCGGGACCCGACGCGCTCCTGTACGCGCAGGACAAGCTGCAGATGCGGGCCAAGCTCAGCGAGCTGGGGCTGCCGGTGCCGGACTGGGCCGCGGTGGAGTCCGCGGACGAGCTGGGCGCCTTCCTCGCCGATCACGGCGGCCGGGCCGTCGTCAAGACGGCGCGGGGCGGCTACGACGGCAAGGGCGTCCGCGTGGTGTCGGACGCGAGCGGGGCTGACGACTGGTTCCTGGCGCTCGCCGAGGACGGCCGTGGCGGAGCGCTTCTGGTCGAGGAGCTCGTGCCGTTCCGGAGGGAGCTCGCACAGCTCGTTGCGCGCCGTCCGTCGGGGGAGATCGCGGCGTGGCCGGTCGTCGAGACCGTGCAGCGCGACGGCGTCTGCGCCGAGGTGCTCGCGCCGGCGCCAGGCGCAGCCGGCCGGGTGGCGGAGGCCGCCGCCGACATCGCCCGCCGCGTGGCGGACGGACTCGGGGTCACCGGAGTCCTCGCCGTCGAGCTGTTCGAGACGACGGATGGGCGGGTGCTGATCAACGAGCTGGCGATGCGGCCGCACAACAGCGGCCACTGGTCGATCGAGGGCGCCGTCACCAGCCAGTTCGAGCAGCACCTGCGAGCCGTCCTCGACCTTCCGCTCGGGTCGACGGAGCCGCGCGCCGACTGGTCGGTCATGGTGAACATCCTCGGCGGTCCGTCGGAAGGCAGCCTCCAGGACCGCTACCCGGCCGCGCTCGCCGCGCATCCCGAGGCCAAGTTCCACGGCTACGGCAAGGAGCCGCGGCCCGGACGCAAGGTCGGTCACGTGACCGTCGTGGGCGGCGAGGACATCGAGGACGTCGTGTACCGGGCCCGCGCGGCGGCCGCGTTCTTCGAGGGCTGA
- a CDS encoding GtrA family protein: protein MTTETSTPARRARLLPQLIKFGAVGAVGFVVNLLVFNVLMLFVLVNVPHKTLFSTAIATLVAIGTNWIGNRYWAFSGNRNENATREGIEFFIVSLAGMAIPLLCVWVSHYLLGYQSLLADNISNNVVGLALGTVFRFAFYRWWVFSPDRAIARSGRRATVSDSRHVPARGREKAPITGSTLASAPDRGLVGD from the coding sequence ATGACGACCGAGACCAGCACACCGGCGCGACGCGCACGGCTCCTCCCGCAACTGATCAAGTTCGGCGCGGTCGGAGCCGTCGGCTTCGTGGTCAATCTGCTCGTGTTCAACGTGCTGATGCTCTTCGTGCTGGTGAACGTGCCGCACAAGACGCTCTTCTCGACGGCGATCGCGACACTGGTCGCCATCGGCACGAACTGGATCGGCAACCGCTACTGGGCTTTCTCCGGCAACCGCAACGAGAACGCCACGCGTGAGGGCATCGAGTTCTTCATCGTCAGCCTGGCGGGCATGGCCATCCCGCTCCTCTGCGTCTGGGTGTCGCACTACCTGCTCGGCTACCAGAGCCTGCTCGCCGACAACATCTCCAACAACGTGGTCGGTCTCGCGCTCGGCACGGTGTTCCGGTTCGCCTTCTACCGCTGGTGGGTGTTCTCGCCCGACCGCGCGATCGCTCGCTCCGGCCGTCGTGCCACCGTCTCGGACAGCCGGCACGTGCCCGCCCGCGGCCGCGAGAAGGCGCCGATCACCGGCTCGACCCTAGCGAGCGCCCCAGACCGTGGTCTCGTCGGAGACTGA
- a CDS encoding PH domain-containing protein — protein sequence MSSSPDGIPAQPPERVVARLRSNARRLFFPSLVLIATAGAVGYLAGRVGEVWEIVLLWSAAAAVVLLLFLLPLAAWLSRRYTITNRRLIIRHGFFVRVRQELLHSRGYDVSVRRTWLQSMFRSGDVLINSGLDHPVVLKDVPKADQVQRALSELMDHSQTVVAVRRQQAQSVSDETTVWGAR from the coding sequence ATGAGCAGCAGCCCGGACGGGATACCCGCCCAGCCGCCCGAGCGTGTGGTGGCCCGGCTGCGTTCGAACGCCCGCCGGCTGTTCTTCCCGAGCCTCGTGCTGATCGCGACCGCCGGCGCGGTCGGGTACCTCGCGGGCCGGGTCGGTGAGGTCTGGGAGATCGTCCTGCTGTGGTCCGCCGCGGCCGCCGTCGTGCTCCTGCTCTTCCTCCTGCCGCTGGCGGCGTGGCTGAGCCGCCGCTACACGATCACCAATCGCCGTCTGATCATCCGGCACGGCTTCTTCGTGCGCGTGCGCCAGGAGCTGCTGCACAGCCGCGGCTACGACGTGAGCGTGCGGCGGACGTGGCTGCAGAGTATGTTCCGCTCCGGCGATGTGCTGATCAACTCGGGTCTCGACCATCCCGTCGTCCTGAAGGATGTGCCGAAGGCCGACCAGGTGCAGCGCGCGTTGTCCGAGCTGATGGACCACTCGCAGACCGTCGTGGCCGTGCGGCGTCAGCAGGCGCAGTCAGTCTCCGACGAGACCACGGTCTGGGGCGCTCGCTAG
- a CDS encoding biotin--[acetyl-CoA-carboxylase] ligase: MDFRRSRTIVPVLEVLPEAGSTNDVLSARAGDLPDLAVVITGNQTGGRGRLGRVWVTPPGRALAISVLLKPVGLPPESFGWFPLLGGLAMSRALGRFVPGGVQVKWPNDVLIEGDKVCGILAELLPGMSGLVIGAGVNLTQTRDELPTETSTSLALAGAHDVDADAVLSAYLIQLTTLYREFLAADGDPLRSALRDEVAEACHTIGRPVRVQLPSGDDLLGTAVGIDESGRLIVESDAGRTAVAAGDVTHLRY; the protein is encoded by the coding sequence GTGGACTTCCGACGCAGCCGAACCATCGTCCCCGTGCTCGAGGTGCTCCCCGAGGCGGGTTCCACCAACGACGTCCTGAGTGCCCGGGCGGGCGACCTCCCGGACCTCGCGGTGGTGATCACGGGCAACCAGACCGGAGGTCGCGGCCGGCTCGGTCGGGTGTGGGTGACGCCGCCCGGGAGAGCGCTGGCGATCTCCGTTCTGCTCAAGCCTGTCGGCCTGCCGCCGGAGTCGTTCGGCTGGTTCCCGCTGCTCGGCGGCCTGGCGATGAGCCGCGCGCTCGGCCGGTTCGTCCCCGGCGGCGTGCAGGTCAAGTGGCCCAACGACGTCCTCATCGAGGGCGACAAGGTGTGCGGCATCCTCGCCGAACTGCTGCCCGGGATGTCGGGGCTGGTGATCGGCGCCGGCGTCAACCTCACGCAGACGCGCGACGAGCTCCCGACCGAGACCTCGACCTCGCTGGCACTCGCCGGTGCGCACGATGTGGACGCGGATGCGGTGCTCTCGGCCTACCTCATCCAGCTGACGACGTTGTACCGCGAGTTCCTGGCCGCCGACGGCGATCCGCTCCGCAGCGCGCTGCGCGATGAGGTCGCCGAGGCCTGCCACACCATCGGCCGGCCGGTCCGCGTGCAGCTGCCGTCGGGCGACGACCTCCTCGGCACCGCCGTCGGCATCGACGAGAGCGGGAGGCTGATCGTGGAGTCGGATGCGGGCCGCACCGCTGTGGCGGCGGGCGACGTCACGCACCTGCGGTATTAA
- a CDS encoding acyl-CoA carboxylase subunit beta has product MNDVTDTEPRQTDQLPDLTTTAGKLADLKERFHEAVTASGQAAIEKQHAKGKLTARERIDLLLDQGSFVEFDEFVRHRTHAFGMEAKRPYGDAVVTGVGTIHGRNVAVFSQDFTIFGGSLGEVAGEKIIKVMDHALKTGVPMIGILDSGGARIQEGVVALGKYGEIFRRNTAASGVIPQISIVMGPAAGGAVYSPALTDFVIMVDKSSHMFVTGPDVIKTVTGEDVGFEELGGALTHNKVSGVAHYLASDEEDALDYARTLLSYLPQNNLAELPTFQAEPELEITDADRRLNTIIPDSPNQPYDVKTIIEGVVDDGEFLEIQPLFAPNIVIGFARVEGRSVGIVANQPSAMAGTLNIDAGEKASRFVRFCDAFSIPILTLVDVPGYLPGTDQEWTGVIRRGAKLLYAYAEATVPLVTIITRKAYGGAYIVMGSKQLGADMNLAWPTAEIAVMGGQGAVNILYRGEIKRAEEAGEDVAAVRTKLANEYTYNVASPFLAAERGELDGVIEPAATRVSVIKALRALRTKRATLPPKKHGNIPL; this is encoded by the coding sequence GTGAACGACGTGACCGACACCGAACCTCGTCAGACCGATCAGCTCCCCGACCTGACCACCACCGCCGGCAAGCTCGCCGACCTGAAGGAACGGTTCCACGAGGCCGTCACCGCGAGCGGTCAGGCGGCGATCGAGAAGCAGCACGCCAAGGGCAAGCTGACCGCGCGCGAGCGCATCGACCTCCTGCTCGACCAGGGCTCCTTCGTGGAGTTCGACGAGTTCGTCCGCCACCGCACCCACGCCTTCGGCATGGAGGCCAAGCGCCCGTACGGCGACGCGGTCGTCACCGGCGTCGGCACCATCCACGGCCGCAATGTCGCGGTGTTCAGCCAGGACTTCACCATCTTCGGCGGCTCCCTCGGCGAGGTGGCCGGCGAGAAGATCATCAAGGTCATGGACCACGCGCTCAAGACGGGCGTTCCGATGATCGGCATCCTCGACTCCGGCGGCGCCCGCATCCAGGAGGGCGTCGTCGCCCTCGGCAAGTACGGCGAGATCTTCCGCCGCAACACCGCGGCCTCCGGCGTCATTCCGCAGATCTCCATCGTGATGGGCCCGGCAGCCGGCGGCGCCGTGTACTCCCCCGCCCTCACCGACTTCGTCATCATGGTCGACAAGTCCAGCCACATGTTCGTCACCGGCCCGGACGTCATCAAGACGGTCACCGGCGAGGACGTCGGCTTCGAGGAGCTCGGCGGCGCGCTGACCCACAACAAGGTCTCCGGCGTCGCCCACTACCTCGCCAGCGACGAGGAGGATGCGCTCGACTACGCGCGGACCCTGCTCAGCTACCTGCCGCAGAACAACCTCGCCGAGCTGCCGACCTTCCAGGCCGAGCCGGAGCTCGAGATCACCGACGCCGATCGCCGGCTGAACACGATCATCCCGGACTCCCCCAACCAGCCCTATGACGTGAAGACGATCATCGAGGGCGTGGTCGACGACGGCGAGTTCCTCGAGATCCAGCCGCTGTTCGCCCCCAACATCGTCATCGGGTTCGCCCGCGTCGAGGGCCGGTCGGTGGGCATCGTCGCGAACCAGCCGAGCGCGATGGCGGGCACACTGAACATCGACGCCGGCGAGAAGGCCTCCCGGTTCGTCCGCTTCTGCGACGCCTTCAGCATCCCGATCCTCACCCTGGTGGATGTGCCCGGCTACCTTCCCGGCACCGACCAGGAGTGGACGGGCGTGATCCGGCGCGGGGCGAAGCTGCTGTACGCGTACGCCGAGGCGACCGTGCCGCTCGTGACCATCATCACCCGCAAGGCGTACGGCGGTGCGTACATCGTCATGGGCTCCAAGCAGCTCGGCGCCGACATGAACCTCGCGTGGCCCACCGCCGAGATCGCGGTGATGGGCGGCCAGGGTGCCGTGAACATCCTCTACCGCGGCGAGATCAAGCGCGCGGAGGAGGCCGGCGAGGATGTGGCGGCCGTCCGCACGAAGCTCGCCAACGAGTACACCTACAACGTCGCGAGCCCGTTCCTCGCGGCCGAGCGCGGCGAACTCGACGGCGTGATCGAGCCGGCGGCGACGCGCGTGTCGGTCATCAAGGCGCTGCGCGCGCTCCGCACCAAGCGGGCCACGCTGCCCCCGAAGAAGCACGGGAACATCCCGCTGTGA
- a CDS encoding acyl-CoA carboxylase epsilon subunit translates to MTGQEAQSGAPLDPSQLRFLTRGVTAEEIAAVTAVLTAAAAEQAAAGREARAEQGPDAWARTQRNLRGELRPGAGAWRSFSG, encoded by the coding sequence GTGACCGGCCAGGAGGCCCAGAGCGGTGCGCCGCTCGATCCGTCGCAGCTGCGGTTCCTCACCCGCGGCGTGACCGCGGAGGAGATCGCGGCCGTCACCGCCGTCCTGACCGCCGCTGCCGCCGAGCAGGCGGCCGCCGGTCGGGAGGCCAGGGCCGAGCAGGGCCCGGATGCCTGGGCACGCACGCAGCGGAACCTGCGCGGCGAGCTCCGGCCCGGAGCGGGTGCCTGGCGGTCGTTCTCGGGCTGA
- a CDS encoding sensor histidine kinase codes for MSAPSGVRPGAPLEPAKPRNPLSRARIERIADRTVSAFGLVFGLQTLPTALGQLSALREPWGAVWMIGIFGGLALTVILAVVQRGVKIAMGVLSVLYLAAIVTWPLLVRDPSAFSSDKPWVWFLCSVFTAFAAVAYPLWLAIAYTFIAPIAYGVVRALPAGGGVGFELGALDAIYAIILGGVILAIIAMMRQASSAVDAAQSQALARYATAVRQHATEVERVQVDAIVHDSVLTTLLSAASARTPEQKELAAAMAADAIGHLHAAEASTPEDQSLVGLNQLAERLVTSANAFSSPFEVEVRDVEVHMLPVNVAEAVYSAAVQAMVNSMQHAGGPEVHRGLSIRGGGPAATVEIIVGDDGRGFTEAEVPAERLGLRISIRDRLAKVGGRADIRSEPGEGTTVTILWPSAEPQPVGAQAPGAARFDQQGPFAPREARETEAAE; via the coding sequence ATGAGCGCTCCTAGCGGGGTTCGACCCGGGGCGCCGCTCGAACCGGCCAAGCCCCGCAACCCCCTCAGCCGGGCGCGGATCGAGCGCATCGCCGACCGCACGGTGTCCGCCTTCGGGCTCGTCTTCGGTCTGCAGACCCTCCCGACGGCACTCGGCCAGCTCAGCGCGCTCCGCGAGCCGTGGGGCGCCGTCTGGATGATCGGGATCTTCGGCGGCCTCGCCCTCACCGTGATCCTCGCTGTCGTGCAGCGCGGGGTGAAGATCGCGATGGGCGTCCTGTCGGTTCTGTACCTCGCGGCGATCGTCACCTGGCCGCTGCTCGTCCGCGACCCGAGTGCGTTCAGCTCCGACAAGCCGTGGGTGTGGTTCCTGTGTTCCGTCTTCACGGCCTTCGCGGCTGTCGCCTACCCGCTGTGGCTCGCGATCGCCTACACGTTCATCGCGCCCATCGCCTACGGCGTCGTCCGGGCGCTTCCGGCCGGCGGCGGCGTCGGATTCGAGCTGGGTGCGCTCGACGCGATCTACGCCATCATCCTCGGCGGCGTCATCCTCGCGATCATCGCGATGATGCGCCAGGCGTCGAGCGCGGTGGATGCGGCCCAGAGCCAGGCGCTCGCCCGGTACGCCACCGCGGTCCGCCAGCACGCGACTGAGGTCGAGCGCGTGCAGGTCGACGCCATCGTCCACGACAGCGTGCTCACGACCCTGCTCTCGGCCGCTTCCGCGAGGACACCGGAGCAGAAGGAGCTCGCGGCGGCGATGGCCGCCGACGCGATCGGGCACCTGCACGCAGCCGAGGCATCCACGCCGGAGGACCAGTCCCTGGTCGGCCTCAACCAGCTCGCAGAGCGCCTCGTGACCTCCGCCAACGCGTTCTCATCGCCGTTCGAGGTCGAGGTGCGCGACGTCGAGGTGCACATGCTGCCTGTGAACGTCGCCGAGGCGGTCTACTCGGCCGCGGTCCAGGCGATGGTGAACAGCATGCAGCACGCGGGCGGCCCGGAGGTGCACCGCGGCCTGTCGATCCGCGGTGGCGGACCGGCGGCCACGGTCGAGATCATCGTCGGCGACGACGGACGCGGGTTCACCGAGGCGGAAGTGCCGGCGGAGCGGCTCGGCCTGCGCATCAGCATCCGCGACCGTCTCGCCAAGGTCGGCGGTCGCGCGGACATCCGCTCCGAACCAGGCGAGGGCACGACCGTCACGATCCTCTGGCCGTCCGCCGAACCGCAGCCCGTCGGCGCCCAGGCGCCCGGGGCGGCCCGCTTCGACCAGCAGGGTCCTTTCGCACCGAGAGAGGCGCGAGAGACGGAGGCGGCGGAGTGA
- a CDS encoding response regulator transcription factor, producing MVRVAIVDDHESVRLGLKAACQDAGYDVVLTAPTVDDFVAQLGSQECDVVVLDLSLGDGSKVTDNVKRAQATGAAVLVHSIADRVASVREALAAGAAGVIPKSSPTTTVISAIATVARGDVLNNLEWATAIDADSDFAKAQLGRRERDVLHLYASGLPLKAVAAQLGIANSTAREYLDRIRVKYVEVGRPAPTKVDLLRRAVEDGILPGLDPETGNERS from the coding sequence ATGGTGCGGGTGGCAATCGTCGACGATCACGAGTCCGTGCGTCTCGGGCTGAAGGCGGCCTGCCAGGACGCCGGCTACGACGTGGTCCTGACCGCTCCGACGGTGGACGACTTCGTCGCCCAGCTCGGCTCCCAGGAGTGCGACGTCGTCGTCCTCGACCTGTCGCTCGGCGACGGCTCCAAGGTGACCGACAACGTCAAGCGGGCCCAGGCGACCGGGGCCGCAGTGCTGGTGCACAGCATCGCCGATCGCGTGGCCAGCGTCCGCGAGGCGCTCGCCGCCGGAGCTGCAGGCGTCATCCCTAAGTCGTCACCCACGACGACGGTCATCAGCGCTATCGCGACGGTGGCCCGAGGCGACGTCCTCAACAACCTCGAATGGGCGACGGCGATCGACGCCGACAGTGACTTCGCCAAAGCGCAGCTCGGGCGACGCGAACGCGACGTCCTGCACCTGTACGCCTCCGGCCTCCCTCTGAAGGCGGTCGCCGCCCAGCTGGGCATCGCGAACTCCACCGCCCGCGAGTACCTCGACCGCATCCGCGTCAAGTACGTGGAAGTCGGGCGGCCGGCGCCGACGAAGGTGGACCTCCTCCGACGCGCCGTGGAGGACGGCATCCTTCCCGGGCTCGACCCCGAGACAGGCAATGAGCGCTCCTAG
- a CDS encoding class I SAM-dependent RNA methyltransferase, with product MPQKDEVELDITNVAHGGVFVARHEGRVVFVPDTMPGERVRVRIADTSHERFWRGEVVEVVEAAPERQPHVWGAAAIERRPTERAGGAEFGHIRLDHQRELKRRVIEDALQRTAKLPPEAIAAAGVDGSPVRVEPVEGETADGTGWRTRVRLQVDGAGRLGPYVQRSHTVIPVTDLPLATDAVQEATPFGQQFPGAESVDVVATGLGASHVLVNDKPVRSGRRNVRPRRRPVPIRERVGDREFRLDARGFWQVHRGAAQTLTQAVQSAVDEALFDPRAANLDLYGGVGLLAAALGDRFGSTLRITSVESDEAATDDAAENLADWVGASAITDRVERYVTRLAGEASAAERARLRAATVILDPPRSGAGREVVDAIASLSPAQVVYVACDPVALARDLAFFAGHGYDLRGMRAFDLFPNTHHVEAVATLTR from the coding sequence ATGCCCCAGAAGGACGAGGTCGAGCTCGACATTACCAACGTGGCCCACGGCGGGGTGTTCGTCGCACGCCACGAGGGCCGGGTCGTCTTCGTGCCCGACACGATGCCGGGCGAGCGTGTTCGCGTCCGCATCGCGGACACCAGCCACGAGCGCTTCTGGCGCGGAGAGGTCGTCGAGGTCGTCGAGGCCGCGCCCGAACGGCAACCGCACGTGTGGGGAGCCGCCGCCATCGAGCGCCGGCCAACCGAGCGTGCGGGTGGCGCCGAGTTTGGGCACATCCGGCTCGACCACCAGCGCGAGCTGAAGCGGCGCGTGATCGAAGACGCCCTGCAGCGCACAGCCAAGCTGCCCCCCGAGGCGATCGCCGCAGCCGGGGTCGACGGCTCCCCGGTCCGCGTCGAGCCGGTGGAGGGCGAAACGGCCGACGGCACGGGATGGCGCACCCGCGTCCGTCTGCAGGTCGACGGCGCCGGCCGCCTCGGTCCGTACGTGCAGCGCTCGCACACCGTCATCCCGGTCACCGACCTGCCCCTCGCGACCGACGCCGTCCAGGAGGCCACCCCGTTCGGGCAGCAGTTCCCCGGAGCCGAGTCGGTCGACGTCGTCGCCACCGGGCTCGGCGCCTCCCACGTGCTCGTCAACGACAAGCCCGTGCGCTCCGGACGGCGGAACGTCCGACCGCGGCGCCGTCCGGTCCCCATCCGCGAGCGTGTCGGCGACCGCGAGTTCCGGCTGGATGCTCGCGGCTTCTGGCAGGTGCACCGCGGCGCCGCCCAGACCCTCACACAGGCCGTGCAGTCCGCGGTCGACGAGGCGCTCTTCGACCCCCGTGCGGCGAACCTCGACCTGTACGGCGGCGTCGGCCTCCTCGCCGCCGCGCTCGGCGACCGCTTCGGCTCGACGCTCCGCATCACCTCCGTCGAGAGCGACGAGGCCGCGACGGACGACGCGGCCGAGAATCTCGCCGACTGGGTCGGCGCCTCGGCGATCACCGACCGCGTCGAGCGCTACGTCACCCGGCTCGCCGGAGAGGCGTCGGCGGCGGAGCGCGCCCGGCTGCGCGCCGCGACGGTCATCCTCGACCCGCCCCGCTCCGGGGCCGGCCGCGAGGTCGTCGACGCGATCGCCTCCCTCTCGCCCGCCCAGGTGGTCTACGTTGCCTGCGACCCCGTCGCGCTCGCCCGCGACCTCGCCTTCTTCGCCGGCCACGGCTACGACCTGCGCGGGATGCGCGCTTTCGACCTCTTCCCGAACACCCACCACGTCGAAGCCGTCGCCACCCTCACCCGCTGA
- a CDS encoding Maf family protein — MRLYLASTSPARLALLRAAGVEPVVVPSHVDEPAAVAAAEAEHGPLSADAMVQLLARLKAEAVRGTLDGEPIDGLILGGDSAFAIDGAIHGKPHLPEVARERWMQQRGRTGTLHSGHWLIDHRDGRENAAAGATAVASVTFADVTDDEIDAYVASGEPLEVAGSFTIDSLGGPFITRVDGDPSTVVGLSLSTLRELVRELGVPWTSLWNRGR; from the coding sequence ATGCGCCTCTACCTCGCCTCCACCTCGCCCGCCCGCCTCGCGTTGCTGCGTGCCGCCGGCGTCGAGCCGGTGGTCGTTCCTTCGCACGTCGACGAACCGGCCGCTGTCGCCGCGGCGGAGGCCGAGCACGGTCCGCTGAGCGCCGACGCGATGGTCCAGCTGCTCGCGCGGCTGAAGGCGGAAGCGGTGCGCGGCACCCTAGACGGCGAGCCGATCGACGGGCTGATCCTGGGCGGCGACTCGGCCTTCGCGATCGACGGCGCGATCCACGGCAAGCCCCACCTCCCCGAGGTCGCCCGCGAGCGCTGGATGCAGCAGCGCGGACGCACGGGCACCCTCCATTCCGGCCACTGGCTGATCGACCATCGCGACGGTCGGGAGAACGCCGCGGCCGGCGCGACCGCCGTCGCCTCCGTCACGTTCGCGGACGTCACGGATGACGAGATCGACGCCTACGTGGCGAGCGGCGAGCCGCTCGAGGTGGCGGGCTCCTTCACGATCGACAGTCTCGGCGGACCCTTCATCACCCGGGTGGACGGCGATCCGAGCACGGTGGTGGGCCTCTCCCTTTCGACGCTGCGAGAGCTCGTGCGCGAGCTCGGCGTGCCGTGGACATCGCTCTGGAACCGCGGTCGCTGA
- a CDS encoding acetyl/propionyl/methylcrotonyl-CoA carboxylase subunit alpha has product MPRITKVLIANRGEIAVRVIRAAKDSGIASVAVYADQDRDALHVRLADEAYALDGTTSAETYLVIDKLLSVARRSGADAVHPGYGFLAENADFARAVIDAGLTWIGPSPEAIERLGDKVSARHVAEKVGAPLAPGTLNPVKDAAEVLDFVDVYGLPVAIKAAFGGGGRGLKVARAREEVAELFESATREAIAAFGRGECFVEKYLDQPRHVETQCLADAYGNVVVVSTRDCSLQRRHQKLVEEAPAPFLTPEQTEKLYSSSKAILKEVGYQGAGTCEFLIGKDGTVSFLEVNTRLQVEHCVSEEVTGIDLVREQFRLAEGGELDYDDPAPRGHSFEFRINGEDAGRGFIPSPGPVHVFKAPSGPGVRVDSGIQAGDVISGSFDSMLAKLIVTGASREEALERSRRALDEFEVAGLPTVLPFHRAIVRDPAFAPQDGEPFSVYTRWIETEWVNEIEPWSGELGDQPAAERRSNVVVEVEGKRIEVSLPARLLSGGAGEPSGAPAPRRRGAAHAVDTATGDSVTAPMQATVVKVAVADGDPVVKGDLVLVLEAMKMEQPLTAHKDGTVSGINASVGETVSSGHLLLNIV; this is encoded by the coding sequence GTGCCACGTATCACCAAGGTTTTGATCGCCAACCGCGGCGAGATCGCCGTCCGCGTCATCCGTGCGGCGAAGGACAGCGGGATCGCCTCCGTCGCCGTGTACGCGGACCAGGACCGGGACGCCCTCCACGTCCGCCTCGCCGACGAGGCCTACGCGCTGGACGGGACCACGAGCGCCGAGACGTACCTCGTCATCGACAAGCTCCTGTCGGTCGCGCGCCGCTCGGGTGCCGACGCCGTGCATCCGGGTTACGGCTTCCTCGCCGAGAACGCAGACTTCGCCCGCGCCGTCATCGACGCCGGGCTGACCTGGATCGGCCCGTCCCCGGAGGCCATCGAGCGCCTGGGCGACAAGGTCTCCGCACGTCATGTGGCCGAGAAGGTGGGGGCGCCGCTCGCCCCCGGAACGCTCAACCCCGTCAAGGACGCGGCCGAGGTGCTCGACTTCGTCGATGTCTACGGGCTTCCTGTCGCCATCAAGGCGGCGTTCGGGGGCGGTGGCCGCGGCCTGAAGGTCGCCCGCGCCCGCGAGGAAGTGGCGGAGCTGTTCGAGTCGGCCACGCGCGAGGCGATCGCCGCCTTCGGCCGGGGCGAGTGCTTCGTCGAGAAGTACCTCGACCAGCCGCGCCACGTCGAGACCCAGTGCCTCGCGGACGCCTACGGCAACGTCGTCGTCGTCTCCACACGCGACTGCTCGCTGCAGCGCCGGCACCAGAAGCTCGTCGAGGAGGCGCCCGCGCCGTTCCTCACCCCCGAGCAGACCGAGAAGCTCTACTCGTCGTCCAAGGCCATCCTCAAGGAGGTCGGTTATCAGGGCGCCGGGACGTGCGAGTTCCTCATCGGCAAGGACGGCACGGTCTCGTTCCTCGAGGTGAACACGCGCCTCCAGGTCGAGCACTGCGTCTCGGAGGAGGTCACCGGCATCGACCTCGTCCGCGAGCAGTTCCGTCTCGCCGAGGGCGGCGAGCTCGACTACGACGACCCGGCTCCCCGCGGCCACTCGTTCGAGTTCCGCATCAACGGTGAGGACGCCGGCCGCGGCTTCATCCCCTCCCCCGGGCCCGTGCATGTCTTCAAGGCCCCCAGCGGCCCCGGCGTCCGCGTCGACAGCGGCATCCAGGCGGGCGACGTGATCAGCGGCTCGTTCGACTCCATGCTGGCCAAGCTCATCGTGACCGGCGCCAGCCGCGAGGAGGCCCTCGAGCGCTCCCGCCGCGCGCTGGACGAGTTCGAGGTCGCGGGCCTTCCGACCGTCCTCCCCTTCCACCGCGCCATCGTGCGCGACCCCGCCTTCGCACCGCAGGACGGCGAGCCGTTCTCCGTCTACACGCGCTGGATCGAGACCGAGTGGGTCAACGAGATCGAGCCGTGGTCGGGCGAGCTCGGCGACCAGCCGGCCGCGGAGCGCCGCAGCAATGTGGTCGTCGAGGTCGAGGGCAAGCGCATCGAGGTCTCCCTCCCCGCGCGTCTCCTCAGTGGTGGTGCCGGCGAGCCGTCCGGTGCCCCCGCTCCGCGTCGCCGCGGCGCCGCGCACGCGGTGGACACCGCGACCGGCGACTCCGTCACCGCTCCGATGCAGGCCACCGTGGTGAAGGTCGCCGTCGCCGACGGCGACCCGGTCGTCAAGGGCGACCTGGTGCTGGTGCTCGAGGCCATGAAGATGGAGCAGCCGCTGACCGCCCACAAGGACGGCACCGTCTCCGGCATCAACGCGAGCGTCGGCGAGACCGTCTCGTCGGGCCACTTGCTGCTCAACATCGTCTGA